AGAGGGTTGCAGAGGCGAGAGGGCGCTGTTCGAAGATACTTGGGATCTCGGATGAGGAGGCCCTCCGCATAGTTAAAGCGGCATACCGGCATTTTGGAATGGCTGCGGCCGAATTTGCCCGCATGCCTGTGGTAGCGGGTCGCATCAATAGCATTGTCATGGTCCATGGAGAGGAAAATCTTAAAAAAGCGGTAGATGCAGGCAAAGGCGTGATGCTTATAACAGCCCACATCGGAAACTGGGAATATGGAGCATGCTGGTGTGCACAGAACGGCTACGCGATAAACGCGCTCGGTACGGACCAGCGCGATGACAGGCTGACTGACCTCATTATGGATCTCAGGCGTGCAGGGGGTTCCAAAGCACTTGGCAAGGTGTCTGACCTGAAGGCCATGTACAAAGCGCTTCAGTCCGGAGAGATAATTGCCGTACCTATAGATCAGGATGCAAAACATGCCGGCGTTGTATCAACCTTCCTGGGACATCCGGCCAGTACTCCGATTGGGACAGCAAAGCTTGCGTATAAACTTGGCTGCTCTGTGTTGCCGGTTTTCTGCATAAGGCGCGGCGACGGCGTCACATTCGATTTTTACTTCCTGCCGGCAATGGAGGGACGA
Above is a genomic segment from Synergistaceae bacterium containing:
- a CDS encoding lysophospholipid acyltransferase family protein — protein: MAKKQPCIWFFLNIFRRISCCLTQRGAVRLGGFIGRLVAQFTPKRVAEARGRCSKILGISDEEALRIVKAAYRHFGMAAAEFARMPVVAGRINSIVMVHGEENLKKAVDAGKGVMLITAHIGNWEYGACWCAQNGYAINALGTDQRDDRLTDLIMDLRRAGGSKALGKVSDLKAMYKALQSGEIIAVPIDQDAKHAGVVSTFLGHPASTPIGTAKLAYKLGCSVLPVFCIRRGDGVTFDFYFLPAMEGRDGQPFGKDIQTSIDDCNDILSRWIRKYPGQWLWMYPRWESVERGTFGELRN